One genomic region from Vitreimonas flagellata encodes:
- a CDS encoding glycoside hydrolase family 5 protein: MTDDAPYSPSTMTRRGAGLGLLGVAAACSQPASAQIARTNPLALRRGIGVHHMLNWAEFDRSGYRWPPFTRADYQSSDEEMANLRRVGFDFVRLTVGPDIFMASEGARSADLARILRDRVTRFRAAGLNVIVDLHPTSRNPMYTPERLWDGAGALVFRRYVEIVGEVAGVIADLDGVAFELMNEPQAYGVGAAHRWQEMSQRLVNSARAQAPDLPLIVSGGFGGGHLGLVNLQPVDDPRIIYTFHYYAPLTFTHQGAIDDASHISNLPWPASESSLRNELRATTQRINAVLPANQRARAIETARNELREYFENDHGEATITQAFGNVARWADQHGIPRGAILLGEFGVVRFHRQYQGAQERHRTHWLRAVRAEAERLGFGWSVWTYRGDGGMALVDEEDVLSFDQPSLRALGLNAG; this comes from the coding sequence ATGACAGATGATGCGCCCTATTCCCCTTCGACGATGACGCGCCGTGGCGCCGGGCTTGGTTTGCTGGGCGTCGCCGCTGCTTGTTCGCAACCTGCGTCAGCGCAGATTGCGCGCACAAATCCGCTTGCACTGCGCCGTGGTATCGGCGTGCACCACATGCTAAATTGGGCTGAGTTCGATCGCAGCGGCTATCGCTGGCCGCCGTTCACGCGCGCCGACTATCAAAGCTCCGACGAAGAGATGGCGAACCTGCGGCGCGTCGGGTTCGACTTTGTGCGGCTGACGGTTGGGCCGGATATCTTCATGGCGAGCGAAGGCGCGCGATCTGCTGATTTGGCGCGGATTCTACGCGATCGGGTGACGCGGTTTCGTGCGGCCGGCTTGAACGTCATTGTCGATCTACATCCGACCTCTCGCAATCCGATGTACACGCCGGAGCGGCTCTGGGACGGCGCGGGCGCGTTGGTGTTTCGCCGCTATGTCGAGATCGTGGGCGAGGTGGCGGGCGTCATCGCGGATTTGGATGGGGTTGCATTCGAATTGATGAACGAGCCGCAGGCTTATGGCGTTGGCGCGGCGCATCGCTGGCAGGAGATGAGTCAGCGTCTCGTCAATAGTGCGCGCGCGCAAGCGCCGGATTTGCCGCTGATCGTATCGGGCGGCTTCGGTGGTGGTCACTTGGGCTTGGTGAATCTCCAGCCGGTGGACGATCCGCGCATCATCTATACGTTCCACTATTATGCGCCGCTCACCTTCACGCATCAGGGCGCGATCGATGATGCGAGCCACATCAGCAATCTGCCGTGGCCGGCGTCCGAGAGTTCGCTGCGCAACGAATTGCGCGCGACGACACAGCGCATCAATGCGGTACTGCCGGCCAATCAACGTGCGCGCGCGATCGAGACGGCGCGCAACGAATTGCGTGAGTATTTCGAAAACGATCACGGCGAAGCGACGATCACGCAAGCGTTTGGCAATGTGGCGCGTTGGGCCGATCAGCACGGCATTCCACGTGGCGCGATCCTACTGGGCGAGTTCGGCGTGGTGCGCTTCCATCGCCAATATCAAGGCGCACAGGAGCGGCACCGTACGCACTGGCTTCGGGCCGTGCGCGCCGAAGCGGAGCGTTTAGGCTTTGGTTGGTCGGTCTGGACCTATCGCGGCGACGGCGGCATGGCGTTGGTGGATGAAGAGGATGTGCTGAGCTTCGATCAACCCTCACTGCGCGCGTTGGGGCTGAACGCGGGCTAG
- a CDS encoding nucleotide sugar dehydrogenase — translation MKVAIIGIGYVGAVSAACLARDGHEVIAVDVNPTKVKAILSGQAPIIEPNLPEVTAEAVAAGRLRATEDVATAVAETDMCLICVGTPSTQAGSLELNYVLRVAEQIGAALKKRKGHYSVVVRSTILPGTMDGMVIPALEAASGMKAGKGFGIGYYPEFLREGSAIKDYDDPGLIVFGARDDATFERLSSLQESTSDRVQRVEMRTAEGIKYFCNAWHALKISFANEVGNICKAHGVNGVEVMEALVSDTRLNVSKAYMRPGFAYGGSCLPKDLRALRYAARQLNVPTPVLDGTGLANDVQIDQAFQLVTRVKNVNRRVSFLGVSFKPDTDDLRESPHVVLAERLLGKGYDIAIYDANVRMSRLTGANLAYILDLLPHISRMLREDLDQVLAFSDTIIVGHSKLLKGVDPAKLEGKTIIDLAGLPLEWRERKDYYGICW, via the coding sequence ATGAAGGTCGCAATTATCGGCATCGGATATGTGGGCGCCGTGTCGGCCGCGTGCTTGGCGCGCGATGGCCACGAAGTAATCGCCGTCGATGTGAACCCCACCAAGGTAAAGGCGATCTTGAGCGGCCAGGCGCCAATCATCGAGCCGAACTTGCCGGAAGTGACAGCCGAAGCCGTCGCCGCGGGGCGCTTGCGCGCGACCGAAGATGTGGCGACGGCCGTCGCCGAGACGGATATGTGTCTCATCTGCGTCGGCACGCCGTCGACGCAAGCGGGCAGCCTTGAACTCAATTATGTGCTGCGCGTGGCTGAGCAGATCGGCGCGGCGCTCAAGAAGCGTAAAGGCCATTATTCGGTGGTGGTGCGCTCGACCATTCTGCCGGGCACGATGGATGGCATGGTGATCCCAGCTCTCGAAGCCGCGTCGGGCATGAAAGCCGGCAAGGGCTTCGGCATCGGCTATTATCCAGAGTTTTTGCGCGAGGGCAGCGCGATCAAGGATTACGACGATCCAGGTCTGATCGTGTTCGGCGCGCGCGATGACGCGACGTTCGAACGTCTGAGTTCATTACAAGAGAGCACAAGCGACCGTGTCCAGCGCGTGGAGATGCGCACCGCCGAAGGCATCAAGTATTTCTGCAACGCCTGGCACGCGCTGAAGATCAGCTTCGCCAACGAAGTCGGCAACATCTGCAAGGCTCACGGAGTCAACGGCGTGGAAGTTATGGAAGCTTTGGTTTCCGACACGCGCCTGAACGTGTCGAAGGCCTATATGCGGCCGGGCTTCGCCTATGGCGGTTCGTGCTTGCCGAAGGATCTACGCGCTTTGCGATATGCGGCGCGCCAGCTCAACGTGCCGACGCCGGTGCTGGATGGCACGGGGCTCGCTAATGATGTTCAGATCGACCAAGCGTTTCAGCTTGTCACGCGCGTGAAGAACGTGAACCGCCGCGTGAGTTTTCTGGGCGTGAGTTTTAAGCCGGACACGGACGATTTGCGCGAAAGCCCACACGTGGTGTTGGCGGAGCGTTTGCTCGGCAAGGGTTATGACATCGCAATTTACGATGCGAACGTACGTATGTCACGGCTGACCGGCGCGAACCTCGCCTACATTCTTGATCTTCTGCCACACATCTCGCGCATGCTGCGCGAAGATCTGGATCAGGTGCTGGCGTTCTCGGACACAATCATCGTTGGCCATTCCAAATTGCTGAAGGGCGTCGATCCCGCAAAGCTGGAAGGCAAAACGATCATCGATCTCGCGGGTCTGCCGCTGGAATGGCGTGAGCGCAAAGATTATTACGGAATTTGCTGGTAA
- a CDS encoding AMP-binding protein, producing the protein MSLAETRLAFMLNDAVQKALFAQADALNTLQFSFPAASTLLLNDEAGDADFVAHQLGPEDVASLIYTPGTTGQPKGVLVPHCGSRLGACRVSGSAS; encoded by the coding sequence GTGAGCCTTGCTGAAACACGCTTGGCCTTCATGCTGAACGACGCGGTGCAGAAGGCGCTCTTCGCGCAGGCGGACGCGCTGAACACGCTGCAGTTCAGCTTCCCCGCCGCCAGCACGTTGTTGCTGAACGACGAAGCGGGCGACGCCGATTTCGTTGCGCATCAGTTGGGCCCGGAAGACGTCGCCTCTCTGATTTACACCCCTGGCACCACCGGCCAGCCGAAAGGTGTACTCGTGCCCCATTGTGGCAGCCGCCTTGGTGCTTGCCGGGTTAGCGGGAGCGCCTCTTGA
- a CDS encoding dienelactone hydrolase family protein: MIDTIGYACRLIARYWPLSLVVLALLALAYLWLSPAHMAPPGPLHTWSSIALGALIVLTIMPAWRGAVHLSEVTREFTGPARMQLDPIVHCSVELDGGIRVDISRPGIGPASANTCAEAFSEPLSPELGPIRPAQPLRIILYAPGWGNARAENADFRAALASAGYIVVSIDDIAKDAPYANAEDERIRTSTIDLSSAEAVAQTRANTDRRVALEAQKAIAALDALQACIPARWRERIDFNRVGFLGFSFGGATAAQAATMDPRFRAIVNLDGSRFGQAAAQPPAAPYLTLLADFELPSARRDASSRRHEFAFAREMALLEAERAAAHDDTYAFLVRGALHEAFTDEYGDQSNARKWLMLSPGRARAIRLYYTLHFFNRYLHDARTSLLDRASPPYAEVITSNEIASAVRNATAP; encoded by the coding sequence TTGATCGATACGATCGGATACGCCTGCCGTCTGATCGCGCGATATTGGCCGCTCTCTCTTGTTGTGCTGGCGCTCCTCGCGCTTGCCTATCTCTGGCTCTCGCCCGCGCACATGGCGCCGCCCGGGCCGCTGCACACCTGGAGCTCGATCGCACTCGGCGCGCTCATAGTGCTCACCATTATGCCCGCTTGGCGCGGCGCCGTGCATCTGAGCGAAGTTACCAGGGAATTCACCGGGCCGGCGCGCATGCAGCTCGATCCGATCGTGCATTGCAGCGTCGAACTTGATGGCGGCATTCGCGTCGACATCAGCCGCCCTGGCATCGGCCCTGCTTCAGCCAACACGTGCGCCGAAGCGTTTAGCGAGCCGCTTTCGCCCGAACTCGGCCCCATTCGCCCCGCCCAACCCCTCCGCATCATTCTCTACGCCCCCGGTTGGGGCAATGCGCGCGCGGAGAACGCGGACTTCCGCGCCGCACTCGCGAGCGCCGGCTATATTGTCGTGAGCATCGACGACATTGCCAAAGATGCGCCGTACGCGAACGCCGAAGACGAGCGTATCCGCACCTCCACGATTGATCTCTCCAGCGCCGAGGCCGTCGCGCAAACGCGCGCGAACACGGATCGCCGCGTCGCGCTCGAAGCGCAAAAGGCCATCGCCGCGCTCGACGCGCTGCAAGCCTGCATCCCGGCGAGGTGGCGCGAACGCATCGATTTCAATCGCGTCGGCTTCTTGGGCTTCTCATTCGGCGGCGCGACAGCGGCGCAAGCCGCGACCATGGACCCGCGCTTTCGCGCTATAGTCAATCTCGACGGCAGCCGCTTCGGCCAAGCCGCCGCGCAACCGCCAGCCGCACCCTATCTCACCCTACTCGCCGATTTCGAGCTGCCCTCCGCACGGCGCGACGCCTCCAGCCGCCGCCACGAGTTCGCGTTCGCGCGGGAGATGGCGTTGCTTGAGGCCGAGCGCGCGGCGGCGCACGATGACACCTACGCATTCCTTGTGCGCGGCGCCCTGCATGAAGCGTTCACGGATGAGTACGGCGACCAAAGCAATGCCCGCAAATGGCTCATGCTCTCACCGGGACGCGCGCGAGCGATCCGCCTTTACTACACGTTGCACTTCTTCAATCGCTACCTGCACGACGCCCGGACATCTCTCTTGGACCGCGCATCGCCGCCTTACGCAGAGGTGATCACCTCAAACGAGATCGCCTCGGCCGTGCGCAACGCCACCGCGCCCTGA
- a CDS encoding 4'-phosphopantetheinyl transferase family protein has protein sequence MASLIKIYVWPLDPTTPAPAAELATLSEKETARMARFVFDKDRFRFGQSHARMRALLGAHLGVGPSDLSFGENAHGKPLLAGGPFFNLSHSHNLAALAISDDLDLGLDVEHVRAIEGPQIARRFFSPQECAALNAYAGPEYENAFYRCWTRKEAYVKAQGEGLGIPLDSFDVTIDADTPPRLLRIDGDDAAAWQMCAFDPAPNYQGAVALRTAEAISFEVITSA, from the coding sequence GTGGCGTCGCTGATTAAGATCTACGTCTGGCCGCTCGATCCTACGACGCCCGCGCCGGCGGCGGAGCTTGCGACCTTGTCGGAGAAGGAAACGGCCCGCATGGCGCGCTTTGTGTTCGACAAGGATCGCTTTCGCTTCGGGCAATCGCATGCGCGGATGCGTGCGCTGCTCGGCGCGCATCTCGGTGTCGGGCCGAGTGATCTGAGCTTCGGTGAAAACGCGCATGGCAAGCCGTTGCTCGCCGGCGGCCCGTTTTTCAACCTCAGCCATTCGCACAATCTTGCCGCGCTCGCGATCAGCGACGATCTCGACCTCGGGCTCGACGTGGAGCATGTGCGCGCGATCGAAGGGCCGCAGATTGCCCGACGTTTCTTCTCGCCGCAGGAATGCGCTGCGCTCAATGCCTATGCGGGGCCGGAGTATGAGAACGCGTTCTATCGCTGCTGGACGCGCAAGGAAGCATACGTGAAAGCGCAAGGCGAAGGCCTCGGCATTCCGCTGGATTCGTTTGACGTGACTATCGATGCGGATACGCCGCCGCGTTTGTTGCGTATTGATGGCGATGACGCGGCCGCGTGGCAGATGTGTGCGTTTGATCCTGCGCCGAATTATCAGGGCGCGGTGGCGTTGCGCACGGCCGAGGCGATCTCGTTTGAGGTGATCACCTCTGCGTAA
- a CDS encoding glycosyltransferase family 4 protein, translating into MSNDTQSKPLGRVLILVENLPVPFDRRVWMEANSLHAAGYEVNVICPKGKGYDKGFERIDGIYVYRYSLPIEASGFAGYLFEYPVALISSFVLALRVAFARGIDVIHACNPPDLLFLVAAPFKLFGCRFIFDHHDLCPELLDSKYDKPRPFLRSLMVLFERLTFAMSNVSIATNESYKRVAVSRGKMKPENVYVVRSAPRRAWIDRAASSGEAEKLVGYVGVMGAQEGLDLLLEAAHHIVYTKKRDDVRFVLVGDGSARRDLEAQAASLNLSNHVRFTGRVSDADLKDWLGRSTVLVNPDRPSELNDKSTMNKIVEYMAMAKPIVQFECTEGRFSAQEASLYAKPNDVQDFADKIEQLLDDPTLAKQLGEYGRKRFESDLCWEHQEPKLLAAYAAALGRAPARDAALASSTSA; encoded by the coding sequence GTGAGCAACGACACCCAATCCAAACCGCTCGGCCGCGTCCTGATCCTGGTCGAGAACCTGCCCGTGCCGTTTGACCGTCGCGTGTGGATGGAAGCGAACTCGCTGCATGCGGCAGGCTACGAGGTCAACGTCATCTGCCCGAAAGGCAAAGGCTATGACAAAGGCTTCGAGCGCATCGATGGCATTTACGTCTATCGCTATTCCTTGCCGATCGAAGCCTCAGGCTTTGCCGGCTATCTCTTCGAATACCCGGTTGCGTTGATCTCAAGCTTCGTGCTGGCGCTGCGCGTGGCGTTTGCGCGCGGCATTGATGTGATCCATGCCTGCAACCCCCCGGACTTGCTCTTCTTGGTAGCAGCCCCCTTCAAGCTCTTCGGCTGCCGCTTCATCTTCGATCATCATGATCTCTGCCCGGAATTGCTCGATTCCAAATACGATAAGCCGCGCCCCTTTCTGCGCTCGCTCATGGTGCTGTTCGAACGGCTGACCTTTGCGATGTCGAACGTGTCGATCGCCACGAACGAAAGCTACAAGCGGGTCGCGGTTTCGCGTGGCAAGATGAAGCCGGAAAATGTGTACGTGGTTCGCAGCGCGCCACGCCGCGCCTGGATCGACCGCGCGGCAAGCTCGGGCGAGGCGGAGAAACTGGTCGGCTATGTCGGCGTCATGGGCGCGCAAGAGGGCTTGGACCTGTTGCTCGAAGCCGCGCACCACATCGTTTACACCAAGAAGCGTGACGATGTGCGCTTCGTGCTGGTCGGCGACGGCAGCGCGCGTCGCGATCTTGAAGCCCAAGCCGCGTCACTCAATCTCTCAAACCACGTCCGCTTCACCGGCCGCGTCTCCGATGCGGACTTGAAGGATTGGCTTGGCCGCTCGACGGTGCTGGTCAATCCCGATCGCCCAAGCGAACTCAACGATAAATCGACGATGAACAAGATCGTCGAATACATGGCCATGGCGAAGCCGATCGTGCAATTCGAATGCACGGAAGGCCGTTTCTCCGCGCAAGAAGCGTCGCTCTACGCGAAGCCGAACGACGTGCAGGATTTCGCCGACAAAATCGAGCAATTGCTCGATGATCCCACGCTGGCGAAGCAGCTCGGCGAGTACGGCCGCAAGCGCTTCGAGTCAGATCTCTGCTGGGAGCACCAGGAGCCGAAACTGCTTGCCGCTTACGCCGCCGCTCTCGGCCGCGCACCAGCACGCGATGCGGCCTTAGCGTCGAGCACCAGCGCGTAA
- a CDS encoding glycosyltransferase family 4 protein, whose product MRTDQRKPRVLCVVPRGLEGRGGIERAFRYISQHDDAPADFTFLATRGDGSRMGSLLIFANAIARFTWIAATRQADIAHINLSLRASAYRKALLWGIAKVFRLPVIFHYHGGGFDRRVHEKKLWIDVTKYILRRAEGVIALGERWRQVFVEEVGVPAERTIVIYNAVPDFAAGRDLARPSERPLTIFFAGEIGERKGVDVLAGALAKIGVSQDWRCTIAGNGDVAPFARTLADAGVADRVSFPGWIGMDDIHAGMLNADICALPSRSEALPISLIEGAAAGAAMVCTGVGASAEINETGLTGYVLPIEADAFAQAFSELAADRGKLATMQKAARARYLERFTFARMLERLGEAYALVLDAKAASRAGARPRAAA is encoded by the coding sequence ATGCGCACTGATCAGCGCAAGCCACGTGTGTTGTGTGTGGTGCCGCGTGGGCTTGAAGGCCGCGGCGGCATTGAGCGCGCGTTTCGCTATATTTCGCAGCATGACGATGCGCCGGCGGACTTCACGTTTCTGGCCACGCGCGGCGACGGCTCGCGTATGGGCTCATTGCTGATTTTCGCCAACGCGATTGCGCGCTTCACATGGATTGCGGCCACGAGGCAGGCGGATATCGCGCACATCAATCTGTCGCTGCGCGCGAGCGCTTATCGCAAAGCGTTGCTGTGGGGCATCGCCAAGGTGTTCAGGCTGCCGGTGATCTTCCATTATCACGGCGGCGGCTTTGATCGGCGCGTGCATGAGAAGAAACTTTGGATCGATGTCACCAAGTACATTCTGCGCCGCGCAGAGGGCGTGATCGCGCTGGGTGAGCGCTGGCGGCAGGTGTTCGTGGAAGAGGTCGGCGTGCCGGCCGAGCGGACGATCGTGATTTACAACGCGGTGCCTGATTTTGCCGCTGGACGCGATCTCGCGCGTCCGTCCGAGCGGCCGCTGACGATTTTCTTCGCAGGTGAGATCGGTGAGCGCAAAGGCGTCGATGTGTTGGCGGGCGCACTGGCGAAGATCGGCGTGAGCCAGGATTGGCGCTGCACGATTGCTGGCAACGGCGATGTCGCGCCGTTTGCGCGAACGCTGGCCGACGCGGGTGTCGCCGATCGCGTGAGCTTTCCGGGCTGGATTGGCATGGATGACATCCATGCGGGCATGCTGAACGCGGATATCTGCGCGCTGCCGTCGCGTAGCGAAGCCTTGCCGATTTCGCTGATCGAAGGTGCTGCCGCAGGCGCGGCGATGGTGTGCACGGGCGTCGGCGCGTCGGCCGAGATCAATGAGACCGGATTGACCGGCTACGTGCTGCCGATTGAAGCGGATGCGTTCGCACAGGCGTTCAGCGAATTGGCGGCCGATCGCGGCAAGCTGGCGACGATGCAGAAGGCCGCACGCGCGCGCTATCTCGAACGCTTCACGTTCGCGCGCATGCTGGAGCGCTTGGGCGAAGCTTACGCGCTGGTGCTCGACGCTAAGGCCGCATCGCGTGCTGGTGCGCGGCCGAGAGCGGCGGCGTAA